One Megachile rotundata isolate GNS110a chromosome 5, iyMegRotu1, whole genome shotgun sequence genomic region harbors:
- the LOC100884006 gene encoding uncharacterized protein LOC100884006 — MNPSKWNLAFITMLTLISTGSPASNGPQHPQKRQVPMANQSLSAQPYWEHILREFVFKTISPPGNNQLYKRLLDAPFYAGPFPILSNDVSSVVLSRGDVYYLPNGHWLFCQEGCIDCEVCSEYTHPIVRWVLRRLRRYSTQGSTRHDLQLTVIPQTDGSYHMRNLSPRSYVYVTSQGEQVAYWNDKLAHHGSGAYGNLEEGVFGPKEKSFWKYVQRDSGERRNYTAWNDTVVRHRNDTVAQKHETIAPKHDTVVVKHDTIVKHKNDTIVAKRKNDTVATKHETITKQKNDTVAVPSEKPKINSEAVSLEKIPLKDSKQRPHVTDFDKNVTSSRNESGNRLKQLVPKLILGTDQLGQKHLVHVVPADGSTNATSINSVAPNALNFTGQSKNAYQRILRRIFDSLNSNRRSIESFLEPLAQAKANRQNEEHQQEETRNGVIGLKELARLYPVLGNRIRNETSLHNRWPATLNWKRQRRKSNDEIFASSFINSTDNSNASNGYNLNREIQNLSNSVINQYVSNRNGSVRYHSGIVKRD; from the exons ATGAATCCTTCAAAATGGAACCTTGCTTTTATAACAATG CTCACGTTAATCTCCACGGGCAGTCCAGCCTCGAATGGTCCGCAACATCCGCAGAAACGGCAGGTACCGATGGCGAACCAATCGCTTAGCGCGCAACCCTACTGGGAGCACATTCTCCGTGAATTCGTGTTCAAGACAATCTCGCCACCCGGCAACAACCAGCTCTACAAACGCCTGTTGGACGCTCCATTTTACGCTGGTCCGTTTCCAATCCTCTCGAACGACGTGTCCAGCGTCGTTCTGTCCCGTGGTGACGTTTATTATCTGCCGAACGGACACTGGCTGTTCTGTCAGGAGGGTTGTATCGACTGCGAGGTGTGCTCGGAGTACACGCACCCGATCGTCAGATGGGTGCTCCGCAGGCTCAGAAGATACTCCACTCAAGGATCCACCAGACACGATCTTCAGCTGACGGTTATACCTCAGACCGATGGTAGCTACCACATGAGGAACCTCTCACCTAGATCTTACGTCTACGTAACGTCACAGGGTGAACAGGTTGCATATTGGAACGATAAGCTGGCGCATCACGGGTCGGGAGCTTATGGGAATCTCGAAGAAGGCGTTTTTGGGCCTAAGGAGAAGAGCTTCTGGAAGTACGTGCAGAGGGACTCGGGGGAGAGACGGAATTATACAGCTTGGAATGACACAGTTGTGAGACATAGGAACGACACGGTTGCTCAAAAACATGAAACAATTGCTCCAAAACACGACACAGTTGTTGTAAAGCATGATACAATTGTTAAACATAAAAACGATACAATTGTTGCAAAACGAAAGAATGATACAGTTGCTACAAAACACGAGACCATTACCAAGCAAAAGAACGACACAGTTGCTGTACCTTCAGAGAAACCTAAGATAAATTCTGAGGCAGTGTCTCTTGAGAAGATACCTTTGAAAGATTCAAAGCAACGTCCACACGTGACAGATTTTGATAAGAATGTCACCTCGAGTCGGAACGAAAGCGGAAATAGATTGAAACAGTTAGTGCCGAAGCTGATCCTCGGCACAGATCAACTCGGACAGAAGCATCTGGTACATGTAGTACCTGCTGATGGGTCGACAAACGCGACGTCGATAAATTCTGTTGCTCCCAATGCACTGAACTTCACTGGACAGAGCAAGAACGCCTATCAGCGGATATTGAGGAGGATCTTCGATTCGTTGAACAGCAACAGGCGGTCTATCGAGAGTTTTCTTGAACCTCTCGCGCAAGCTA AGGCAAATCGACAGAATGAAGAACATCAGCAGGAAGAAACAAGGAACGGTGTTATAGGATTAAAAGAATTGGCTCGTCTTTATCCAGTTCTCGGTAATAGAATTCGAAACGAGACCTCGTTACATAATCGCTGGCCTGCTACTTTGAATTGGAAAAGACAGCGAAGGAAATCGAACGACGAAATATTTGCCAGTAGTTTTATCAACAGCACAGATAATTCTAATGCTTCCAACGGTTACAATTTGAATCGTGAAATACAGAATCTAAGTAATTCAGTGATCAATCAGTATGTTAGTAATCGAAATGGTTCTGTGCGATACCACTCTGGAATAGTAAAACGTGATTAA
- the LOC100883897 gene encoding uncharacterized protein LOC100883897 — protein sequence MAAGTEAATDIASLQVSLPQMLDLALGTPEVGAVNLNILHNFLHVLLHQINLQSIKVEYRGDDASRVQTMVSSLKTGPSLHLQEYSIIDANNEAQPAPTDDPANIQVDVVRPEDLKSKGTRQAVSPAGEGEPEKVIFVEPIVDGATPTALGFKRLEQSVNELRQRFQALEELATTPELVERVKGKLTDPVTDVWQIISITNRLDASEQGIDKLTKMMQDVLKGETTVVAVAGSEADTSTLENRLSNLERELDTLSQVVKNLQIISDKGEEEGEETEVGGAPATSKDEGQPAHRISLSQLLGGIDVKQMSQDVSTLQAHVAQMKDELHGLNEKLNKSQSELVAYISTEQKKHEPSKEHEQEQTPKTSVDEHSQATEEKSDKPAETPKKASKSADKESPKPSSRKATAESGKTEETADTEELGELKQRVGKLEKDVVCLFEKVESAPMAGVSGNAELDELVSKIQGIQNDMDKLHQTADRLIDDRENREIHLNALLEQVELLKTIKADREDLEDALADKADAQAINRKVSYDQFDAACDDLAQGLEDAISKLGKQESIWQQAMDEVQREIEGKVDKIEMTPLKDFVNTRLKSLQDKVKSVAQMRQDDEAAGAKKLLKDVQCISCDKNVVMKTEDTHKFKPDTLPCTGSMKPYLTYELDQVRKQHRRLPHSRNMLQFEAALQEEARKQKIAKADNLVKTPRDHLCNRYCGGSHTVTTPQQRVMRMGHFLTQWGPEIIQLTEGMIKGTDGKMYKSRPMPGKFDVCGPGYCDDHGDEVRPSEKSPTSALQVQRKSVEKQPAAVPKRKSAKKQPRELSTEVIEELAESPAEEAERHVSDMMYDSPDQVIRYMDDEEMEDLE from the exons ATGGCAGCGGGAACAGAGGCAGCAACCGATATAGCCAGTTTGCAGGTTTCTTTACCACAAATGTTGGATCTAGCGTTGGGAACGCCGGAA GTTGGAGCGGTGAATTTGAACATCCTGCACAACTTCTTGCATGTTTTACTGCATCAGATAAATTTGCAGTCGATTAAGGTTGAATACCGCGGTGATGATGCTAGTCGAGTGCAA ACGATGGTAAGCTCTCTAAAAACTGGACCTTCGCTACACCTTCAAGAATACAGCATTATCGACGCAAACAATGAAGCACAACCAGCACCGACTGATGATCCTGCAAATATACAAGTTGATGTTGTAAGACCAG AGGACCTAAAATCCAAAGGCACACGACAGGCAGTCAGTCCTGCAGGAGAAGGCGAACCAGAAAAGGTCATCTTCGTGGAACCAATTGTCGATGGCGCAACACCTACGGCATTAGGATTCAAACGTCTTGAACAATCC GTAAACGAGCTTCGCCAACGTTTTCAAGCTTTGGAAGAATTAGCGACTACTCCGGAACTTGTTGAACGAGTGAAGGGTAAACTTACCGATCCCGTGACTGATGTTTGGCAGATCATCAGTATTACTAATAGATTAGACGCTAGTGAACAAGGTATTGATAAG TTGACAAAAATGATGCAAGACGTACTCAAAGGGGAAACGACGGTCGTGGCGGTCGCGGGGTCAGAGGCGGACACGTCCACTCTGGAAAACAGATTGTCGAATTTAGAGAGGGAACTCGATACCTTGAGCCAAGTtgttaagaatttgcaaataataTCTGACAAGGGCGAGGAGGAAGGTGAAGAAACCGAAGTAGGGGGAGCACCGGCCACTTCGAAAGACGAAGGACAGCCGGCACACCGGATTTCGTTAAGTCAGCTTTTAGGAGGAATAGACGTGAAACAAATGAGTCAGGACGTCTCCACGTTGCAGGCGCACGTTGCTCAAATGAAAGATGAGCTGCATGGTTTGAACGAGAAACTTAACAAATCGCAATCTG AGTTGGTGGCATACATATCGACggaacaaaagaaacatgaaccAAGTAAAGAACATGAACAAGAGCAAACACCGAAAACGAGTGTCGATGAACACAGCCAAGCAACGGAGGAAAAATCTGATAAACCAGCCGAAACGCCTAAGAAGGCATCAAAATCAGCAGACAAAGAGAGTCCTAAACCTTCGTCGAGGAAAGCCACAGCTGAAAGCGGGAAAACTGAAGAAACAGCCGATACTGAAGAACTGGGAGAGTTGAAACAGCgtgttggaaaattggagaaagaTGTGGTGTGTTTGTTCGAGAAAGTGGAAAGTGCTCCAATGGCTGGAGTGAGCGGCAATGCTGAGCTCGATGAGTTGGTGTCGAAGATCCAGGGAATTCAAAATGATATGGACAAATTGCACCAAACTGCGGATCGATTGATCGATGATCGAGAGAATCGTGAGATACATCttaat GCATTGCTAGAACAAGTAGAACTACTGAAAACTATAAAAGCAGATAGAGAAGATCTTGAAGACGCCCTAGCCGACAAAGCTGACGCTCAGGCAATAAacagaaaa GTATCGTATGATCAATTTGACGCAGCTTGCGACGACTTAGCTCAAGGTTTAGAGGACGCAATCAGTAAATTAGGAAAACAAGAATCGATTTGGCAGCAAGCTATGGACGAAGTGCAAAGAGAAATCGAGGGGAAGGTTGACAAAATCGAAATGACGCCATTGAAGGACTTTGTAAATACTCGACTGAAGTCGCTGCAGGATAAGGTGAAGTCTGTGGCTCAAATGAGACAAGATGACGAGGCGGCTGGAGCGAAGAAGCTACTCaa GGACGTTCAATGTATATCTTGTGATAAAAATGTCGTCATGAAGACGGAGGATACTCACAAGTTTAAACCAGATACCTTACCTTGCACTGGAAGCATGAAGCCATATCTGacttatgagttagatcaagtCAGAAAGCAGCATAGAAGATTGCCTCATAGTAGGAATATGTTACAGTTCGAGGCAGCTTTACAGGAAGAAGCTAGGAAACAGAAAATCGCGAAAGCTGATAATTTGGTGAAGACGCCTAG aGATCATCTTTGTAATCGATACTGCGGAGGAAGCCACACAGTGACGACTCCTCAGCAGAGAGTAATGCGAATGGGTCATTTCCTGACCCAGTGGGGACCGGAAATAATTCAGCTAACGGAAGGAATGATAAAAGGAACGGATGGTAAAATGTACAAGAGTCGGCCCATGCCGGGTAAATTCGATGTCTGTGGACCTGGTTACTGCGACGATCATGGCGATGAAGTTAGACCATCT GAAAAATCTCCAACCTCTGCATTGCAAGTACAACGAAAATCCGTTGAAAAACAACCAGCTGCGGTTCCAA AGAGGAAATCAGCTAAGAAGCAACCTCGAGAACTATCCACTGAAGTAATAGAAGag TTAGCTGAATCTCCTGCAGAGGAGGCAGAGAGACACGTGTCAGATATGATGTATGACAGCCCTGATCaagtaattcgatacatggacGACGAGGAAATGGAAGATTTAGAGTAA